One window of the Verrucomicrobiota bacterium genome contains the following:
- a CDS encoding sialidase: MQFDAAFPLTPALCLRERELFFPTREWSLNGELNHSPGNVLPFPRGEGRGEENGAVALNRSGVESAAVPDQTWPKLAPFFSPPPEFAGDYGSYPSPLKFYDGRVVKTQEQWAERRREILVRWTELMGPWPPVLEQPRIEFLEHEKRENFIQHRVRLEIAPNQLELAYLLVPEDPGPLPAVVVPYYEPLSSIGRKEPLRDFGYQLAKRGFVSLSLGSPGGSAREPSTAGAVCQPLSFLAYVAANAWNALANHPKVDRARIGIVGHSYGGKWAMFAACLHEKFACGVWSDPGIVFDETRPNVNYWEPWYLGLDAHAKRKPGVPKQDNPRTGAYKQMIAAGLDLHELQALMAPRPFLVSGGAEDRPARWRPLNHVIAVNQLLGHTNRVAMTNREGHTPTLESNEQVYGFFENFLKRGR; this comes from the coding sequence ATGCAATTCGACGCCGCGTTCCCCCTCACCCCAGCCCTCTGCCTCAGGGAGAGGGAGTTGTTTTTTCCAACGCGGGAATGGTCCCTGAATGGTGAGTTGAACCACAGCCCTGGAAATGTTCTCCCTTTCCCCAGGGGAGAGGGCCGGGGTGAGGAGAACGGAGCCGTCGCACTGAACAGATCCGGCGTAGAGAGCGCCGCCGTGCCCGACCAAACCTGGCCAAAGCTCGCTCCCTTCTTCAGTCCGCCGCCCGAATTCGCCGGCGACTACGGCAGTTATCCTTCGCCGTTGAAGTTCTACGATGGTCGCGTCGTGAAGACCCAAGAACAGTGGGCCGAACGCCGGCGCGAGATTCTCGTTCGATGGACGGAGCTCATGGGGCCGTGGCCGCCCGTCCTCGAGCAGCCGAGGATCGAGTTTCTGGAACATGAAAAGCGCGAGAATTTCATCCAACATCGCGTGCGTCTGGAGATCGCTCCGAATCAACTCGAGCTCGCCTACCTGCTCGTGCCTGAAGATCCCGGCCCACTTCCGGCGGTTGTCGTGCCCTACTACGAACCGCTGTCGAGCATTGGCCGGAAAGAGCCGCTGCGGGATTTCGGTTATCAACTCGCCAAACGCGGCTTCGTCAGCTTGAGCCTGGGTTCACCCGGCGGCTCGGCGCGAGAGCCCAGCACCGCCGGAGCGGTTTGTCAGCCGTTGTCTTTTCTTGCTTATGTCGCCGCCAACGCCTGGAACGCCCTGGCCAATCATCCGAAAGTGGATCGCGCGCGCATTGGAATCGTTGGCCATTCGTATGGTGGGAAGTGGGCGATGTTTGCGGCGTGCCTGCACGAGAAGTTCGCGTGCGGCGTGTGGTCCGATCCGGGCATCGTCTTCGACGAAACGCGGCCCAATGTGAATTACTGGGAACCGTGGTATCTCGGCCTCGACGCCCACGCGAAACGCAAACCGGGCGTCCCGAAGCAAGACAATCCCCGCACCGGCGCCTACAAGCAAATGATCGCGGCCGGCCTGGACCTCCATGAACTCCAGGCCCTGATGGCGCCTCGGCCTTTCCTGGTCTCGGGCGGTGCGGAAGATCGTCCGGCACGCTGGCGCCCGTTGAATCATGTGATCGCGGTCAATCAACTCCTGGGCCACACGAACCGGGTGGCCATGACCAATCGCGAGGGCCACACGCCGACTTTGGAATCGAACGAGCAGGTTTACGGTTTCTTCGAAAATTTCCTGAAACGGGGAAGGTAG